A single genomic interval of Cucumis sativus cultivar 9930 chromosome 5, Cucumber_9930_V3, whole genome shotgun sequence harbors:
- the LOC105435672 gene encoding uncharacterized protein LOC105435672: MESKKVLSPVSRDFNIDDYIGMESCVDLKDHHKSTAEISSTKRLMQIGNKKMKDEKEYPPPIPLLVVMKRQYTGDGRLILTEEKIKHRGFLRAQRSDGRLMLQLVAVEVGEERRRDAGGFVLGVAV, translated from the coding sequence atggagAGCAAGAAGGTCCTGTCGCCTGTTTCTAGAGATTTCAATATCGATGATTACATAGGGATGGAAAGTTGTGTGGATTTGAAAGACCACCACAAGAGTACGGCGGAGATTTCGTCCACCAAGAGGTTAATGCAGATCggaaacaagaaaatgaaagatgaGAAAGAGTACCCTCCGCCAATCCCATTGTTGGTGGTGATGAAACGGCAGTACACCGGCGACGGGAGGCTGATACTGACggaagagaaaattaaacacCGTGGGTTCTTGCGTGCACAGAGATCCGATGGGCGGCTGATGCTGCAGCTTGTGGCGGTGGAGGTGGGGGAGGAGCGGCGGAGAGATGCAGGGGGGTTTGTGTTGGGAGTGGCAGTGTGA